TCCCCGACGGCACTCTGGCGATCAACTGGAAACACAACGACCAGTGGGCCTTCAATTTCTCCGCCTTCCCCGGCGGCGGCGGCGCCACCGACTGGCCGCATCGGCGTACCGGGGCTGGGTTCGGCAACAACGGCGGACACGATCACCAGATCCGCACTCGCTATTTCTTCTTCGAGCCGTCGGTGTCCTACACCCCTCCTCAGGACAAGAACTGGTCGTTCGGCTTAGGCGTCATCATCTCCTATCAGGACATGAAGACCGATTCACTCGGTCACGGCGCCGCCCAGCTTTCCGCCGCTAACAAGCAGCAGACCGACAGTTCCATGGGCGCCGGGTTCCATCTCGGCGTGTTCTGGCAGCCCGATCCGATCCTGTCGCTCGGGGCCACCTATCGCTCGCGCGTCTGGTCCGAGCGTTACGAAAAATACCGGCTCGCCCGGACCTTCCAAGGCCCGATGGACATGCCCCCGCAATGGGGCGTCGGCTTGGCGATCAAGCCCCCGCCGGTGCCCAAGCTGACCTCGCCGGCGACGTCAAACACATCGCCTGGCAGAGCGTGAAATCGATCGGCGGCAAGGAGCCGGCCGACGGCGGTTTCGGCTGGCACAACCAGTTCGTGTTCGCGGTGGGCGCGGCCTACGAGGTGACCGACAAGCTCACCGGCCGCATCGGCTACAACTACGGCAAGTCGCCGATCGACGAGGAACACTTGTTCGCCAATTTCCTGTTCCCGGCGATTTCCGAACATCACCTCACGGCGGGCGCATCCTACAAGCTGACGCCCACGTGGGAACTGGGCGCCAGCGCCTTCTGGTCGCCGGAAAATACCGTCACCAACAATCCGGCCGGGTCCGACTCCTATGCCCAGGGCGGCGGCAGGTCGTTCGTCAGCATGGAACAGTATGGCGCGCAGATTTCCGCCAAGATGAAGTTCTGAGCCTCGCCACATAAGCGCTCTAAACACCGCGCGCCCCATATCGGGGCGCGCGGTTTTCGTTTGGCTCGAAGAGCGATCGTTCAGCGCAGGTAGAGATGAACCTCGTTGACCCGGGCCTCGGCCAGCGTGCGGGTCGAGATCGCAACCCGCGACGGCGGCAGGCCCATTTCCACCAGCGAACGCAGCACGCCTTCGGCGTGGCGGCGGGAACGGTTGGTGTTGACGGCCTCGCGCGCGGCGCCGCCAACGGCGGGCGCCACGGCGACCAAGTCGAAGACCGCGTCGGGACGGCGCTCCAGAACCCGGCTCACGGCCGAATAGAGGGCCTGCTGGTAGGGCACATCGGTGCGGTCGAAGCGAATAACCACGAGCGGGCGCCGGCCGCCGGGGTCGCGGGCCTCGCCGGCGGCGACCGGATTGGCGCGTTCCTGGGCGTCCTTGGCGATCTGGCCGAGGCTCGCGCCGTAGATCTCGCCGGTCTTGATGGCGGCGCCGACGGTGTTGAGGTTGGCTTTTTCGCCGGCGATGTAGTTGGTCTGGCGGCGGACGTCGGTGGAGACTTCCTTGATCAGGCGGTCGATCAGCACCACGGTGCGGTCGACTTCGTCCTCGAGCACCGAGAGCTGGCGGTGGTCTTCGTCGACCGCGCCGGAAACGCCGCGGGTGGCGCGGGAAGCTTCCGACAGGAACGCCGCCTTGCTCGATGTGCCGGCGACGTCGGTGGCGAGCTTGTTCATCTCGCCCACGTCTTCATGCAGCTTTTCGAGGTCGGTCTGGGCGCTGTTGTACTGCTGGACCAGGATCGGATTGCCGGGGGTGGTGCCGATCTGGAGGCGGGCGTTCACGGCGGCGATGGTGCCGTGATAGCGCTGGGAATCCTGGATGATCTTGGCGCGAATTTGCTGAAGCGCGGTGTTGTGGGTCGAGATCGCGCCTTGGACCTGGCGCAGCTCTTCGCGCATATCGTTGACCTTGCGGCCGACTTCGGTCCCGGTGGGGGTTCCGGGGGTGACCCCGGTCGGCTGGAACACGCCGGTGCCGAGGGGCGGCTGGGCGGTGGGCGCGGGCATCGCCATCGGCGCCGGAGCGGCCTGGGACACCTGGCCTGGCTGGGCGGCGCGCGTCGCCTGGGCGGCTTGGCCGCGATTACGCCCGGCCGGATCCTCGCCGGTCAGGGATGGCCAAAGGGCTTCTTCGGTGAACGCGCAGGCCGAGACGAGAAGTGTCGCGCCGAGCAGAACGTTGCGATAGCTGGATTTTCCCAAGCGTGAATTTCCCATGTGGCGTGATTTCCTTGGCCCGGCCGCAGCGTGGGCACCGCTCCCGCCAGGCGCCCCGTCGGCAGGGGAAACCCTCCCCCCGTGCATTGGTTCGGGCGATATTACTCAATGCCCCTAGGGGGCACAAGTTCCTAATCCTCAAGGACTCTTTGCGTCCGGTCGGCCTCGCGGCGTCGGGTTGCGCGCCCTTGCGTACCCGCCCCCTCCGCGTTAGGTTCCCGACCCTTCTTTCGCGTTATTAGGGCCGGACGTGCCGACCGGGCCCTTCGCGGTTTGCGCCCGTAGCTCAATTGGATAGAGCATCAGACTACGGATCTGAGGGTTGGAGGTTCGAGTCCTTCCGGGCGCGCCAACGCGCGCGGCTTCGACCGTAACAACGGCATCGGGGCGAAACGTGGTTAACGGCATTCCGGAGCCTGAAAGATGTCCGATCTTGATCGCGACCGGCTGATCGATCTGTTGGGACGGCTCGACGCCGCCGCCGACAAGGATGCCCTCGCGGCGGGCCGCGAGATCGCGCGCCTCATCAAGGAATCGGGAGCGACCTGGGACGAAATCCTCACGCGTCCCCGAAATGCGCCGACGGACGCACTGACGGACGCGTCGACCGACGCGCCAACCGACATGGGCGACAAGCACGGCGAGGCTGTCTCGGACCAAACGGCCGGAACGCTCGCCCCCAAGGAAGCCGACGAGGCGCGCGGCCTGATTGCGGCGTTGCTGGCGATGGACAATATTTCGGATTCGACCCGCGAGGACATCGAAGGGCTTCGCGGCGATCTCGGCGACGGGCGGTTCGAACGGAGCGATCTGCGTTACCTGCGGGCGCTGCGCGCGCGTTTGTCGTAAAACGACGGCGCTCAACTCTTCTTTTCTTTACCGCCCTTCATTTTCTTCCACTCTTCCTCGTCCTCGATTTCGTACCAGCCCTTGGGGCCGCCGGGCTTGGTTTTGCCGGCGGGCAGCAACTGGCGGACGCGGACCATGTTCTTTTCGGCGATCATGGCGAGCTTTTCCGCCCCGCGCGCGAAATAAACTTCGCGCGCGCCGTCGAACGCTTCCTCCGCCGCGACCAGGGCTTCGATCGATCCGGTCATCCGTCCGAGCGCGAACAGCGCCGAGCCGAGAGTGTTCTGACTCGCCGCCCAGAACAGCGGGTGGGATTCCTTGCGCCGGATTTCGATCGCTTGGCGGCACGCACTGGCCGCGCGTTCCAGGACCTCGGGACTCGACAGAATCTGGCCGAGCAGATGCCCCGCGTGTCCGACGCTGGTCATGATGTCGGCCCAGCGTTGCGGGTGCTCGGCGCGGGTGAAGACGTGCAGCGCCGCCTGGAACGAGGTCAAGGCTTGTTTCAGATGCTCGACCGACGAAGTTTGCTCGTGCATGCGCTGAAGCGCGATCCCCAGCCGATGCTGCACCGCCGCCCAATCGCGCGGGGCGGTCTCGCGCGTCAAGGCTTGGGCCGCGGCCTGCAGGGCGGCGAGTGCGCCGGCGAGCGCGGTCTTGTCGTCGGAACGTTCCGCCAGCGCCAGCAGTTCGGAGCCGAGCAGGCGCTCGGCCATCGCCCACTCGTAGGCGCCTTTGTCGCGGCCGAACGCCTCGGCGGCGGCGCGGTAATGGTCGATCGCCTGCTGCAGGAGCGGCGCGGCGCCCTGCGTGTAGCCGACGCGCGCGAGCGCGGAAGCGAACGCCAGCAGCATGAGCCCTTTTTCCTGGCCGTCGAGCGTGGCCTTCAGCGCCTCGGCCGCCCGGAGCGCGGGCGCGATCACGGCGGCCAGGGCGGCGTTCACGGTCGCCGCCTTGAGCGGCTGTCCCGGCGCGACCACCGTAAGCCCGGCGGCGCGGACCAAATGAACCGCGCCGTCGCCCATCTCCGCCGGAACGATAAGCGGAACGCCCGCGCTCAAGGCATCGGGCGCGTCCTCTTCCGGCGCGACCAGGGGCGAGAAACGCAGCAGCAGCCGGTCGCCGGAAACGTCGCCGAAGATCAGAAGATCGCCCCGTTCGGCGGCGAGAAATTGGCGCGCCAGCGGCGCGATCAAGCTGAACTGCGACGGCGGCGGAACCGCGTTGTCCGCCGGCGCATCCGGGAAGGCCGGCGTCGGCCCCTTGGACGGGAAGGATTTGGCGGTAATGCGGACGGGAAAGCGCTTGTTGCCGGCGAAGATCGCCGCCACGTGCCGGGTCGCGGTCTTGGCCTCGTCGTCGCCGATCAGGGGCGCGACCCGCACCTCGATCCGTTCCTCGGGCGAAGGGATTCCGAGCAGGCGACGGAACAGGTCGGTAAGGGTCGGCTTGCGGGCGGGCGGTTGATGCGGAGCGGCGGACATGGATCAGCCGGATCGCGGACGTTTGGTCGCGATGTTGCCCAATTCGGCGACGACCTCGGCGACGACCCCGCTCCAGTCGCCGCGCGTTTTTTGGCGGAACAGGCGCATGGTCGGATACCAGGGCGTGTTCTTGCCGCGCGCGGTCCAGCGCCAGTCGGGAACGTCGGGCAGCAGCGTCCAGACCGGCTTGCCGAGCGCGCCGGCGAGATGCGCGCAGGTCGAATCGACGCTGACGACCAGATCGAGCTGGAGAATGGCGGTCGCCATGTCGGCGTAGTCGGCGAGCAGATGGCCGGTTTCGAACACCAGCGGTTCGGCCGCGTGCGCGCGCGCGTCCTCGGCCGCCTTTCCGGTTTGCAGGCTGTAAAGGATGACGTCGGGAACCCGCAGCAATTCGAGAAAATGGACGAACGGACACGAGCGGTGCCCCTCGGCGCGAGCGGCGGCGCCCGCCCAGGCGATCCCGACCTTGAACGCGCCAGTGGCGAGATTGGGCAGGCCGACGGCGCGGATTTCGGGCGCGCTCAAATAAGGCACGGTCGCCGGAATGGTGGTCGCGGCGGTCTGCATGAGCGCGGGCAGGCTCATGATCGGGATATGGGCGTCGAACGCGGGCAAGGGCCCGCCCTGAATCGCGATCTTGTCCACCGCCCGCAGCGTTTCCATCAGGCGGGCCAGTTCGGCCGGGCTTTCGAGCAGAAGGGTGGCGCCGGATCGTTGCTTGGCGAGCGCTATGTAGCGCGCGAACTGGATGGCGTCGCCGAAACCCGGCTCGGTGTGAACGAGCAGCGTCTTTCCCGGCATCGCCTGGCCGTTCCAGCGTGGCCGGTCGAACGCGCGCGGCGGATTGCGCTTGAGCTTCCAGCGCGCCTCGTACTCGGCGAAGCCGCGCTTGAGATCGCCCGCCTGCAAAAGCGCGAGCGCGCGGTCGTAGCGGCACTCGGCGTGATCGGGGCGGGCCTTGAGCACCGCGTCGAAGCACGACAGCGCGGTGTCGAGCCGGCCCATGTCGCGCAGCACCAGGCCGAAGTTGTAAAGAATCTCGGGCGCCTCGGGCGCGAGCCGCAGCGCCTGCTGCAGGGCCTGGGCCGCTTCCTCGAGCCGCCCCTGGTCGCGCAGCGCGTTGCCGAGGTTGGAATGGAAATTGGCCCGGTCGGGCGCGAGCGTCAGCGCGCGCGTCGCGCTGGCGACGGCGGCCTCGGACTTGCCTTGGGCCCGGAACGCGGCGCCGAGGTTGGCATAGGCGTCGGCGAAGGCGGGATCGAACACGATCGCGCGGCCGTAGGCGCGCACGGCGTCGGCGATCCGGCCTTGGCGGTGGAGCGCGGCGCCGAGGGCGAACAGGCGCTTGGCTTCGCGCCCGCGCGCGTCCCGGAGCGCTTCCGTTGGATCCGGCTGCGGCGAAGCCTTCGACGCGGCGGCTGCCGGGGCAGGCTTCGCCGGAGCGGTCTTCGATGGGGCGGCCGCCGGAGGAGCGGCCTTGGGCACGACGGGTCTTGCCGTTGCGGCGGGCCCTGGAAGGGGTCCTTTGGCGGCGGCTTTCGGAGACGGGCCGGAACGGGTTGCCCCGGCGGGAGCTTCGGCAACCGCGGCCGGCTTCGTCGGCCGGACGGGGACGCGCGGTTTGGGCGTGCCGCCGATCCGGCCCTTAGGTATGTCCGCCGCCATGAGTCTTGACCCTGATTATCGGGTGGACGTTCCAAGCGTATTTTCGGTCGCTTGCGCGTGAAGCCTCGCCATTATTGGACGGCTCCGCCGTCCCGCGCAACCCGGTAGCCGCAAGGCGATAACCGGTATGGCCCTGAATAATAAAGGTTTGCCCCAGGATCTCGAAACGGCGGGATCGGGTAGGCAAGGCGCAAGGACAGGGCACACGGGGGCACGGCCACCGCCCGCGGGGCGCGGCATTCAGCCGAAGCGGACCTCGACATCGCCGAGCGGCGTGAACTCCGCCTTGAAGCGGTCGCCCTTGTTCGCGGGCAGGATTTCGGAGAGCGAACCGGTCAGCACCACGGTGCCCGCCTTCAGGGTTTTCCCGCGCGCGCCCAACCAGTTGGCGAGCCAAGCGACCACGAATTTCGGCCCGCCCAGGACCGAGGCGCCGGAGCCGTAGGTCGGCTTGTCGCCGTCGCGCCCGAACAGCACGCTGACCCCGGCGGCGTCCAACCCTTTCGCCGGCTTCTCGGGCCCGAGCACGAACCCGGCGTTGACCGCGTTGTCGGCGACCAGCTCGATCCCCTTGATCCGCCAGTCCCGGGTGCGGGCGTCGATGATCTCGAACGCGCCCATCAGGCTTCCGAACGCGGCCTCGGCGTCCTCCGGCGTCACGCCGGGGCCCTTGAGGTCGGCGCCCATCCGGACCGCGATTTCGCATTCGATCCGGGGCGCGATCAGGCGCTCGATCGCGCAGGCGCCGCCGTTGGCGACCTGGCGCTGCAGGAACAGCGTGCCGATGGCGGGCTCGACGGTCTTGAAACGGCGTTGCGCGGCTTTCGAAGTCGAGCCGACCTTGATTCCGAACGGATGCAGGCCGTTTGCGACGTGCAGCGCGATCAGGGCATCCTGGATGTGATAGGCGTCGTCGAGGCCGAGATCGGGGCGCGCCTCGCCGATGGGCGGGATCGGCGCGCGATTCCGCTCGGCTTCAAGGAACGCGCGGGCCAAGGCCTGGGCGTCGGCGTCGCTCAAGGGCATGGGGAAGATCTCCGATTTGCGCCCCCAGTTTGCAGGCGGCGGAGACCTTATATAATCCGCCGTCGCGCCGAAAGGAAAGACGCATGACCGCGATGGCTCACAACTGGATCGGGGTATGGACGCTGTACGCGCGCGAGGTGCGTCGTTTCGTCAAGGTCTACGCCCAAACGCT
The sequence above is drawn from the Rhodospirillales bacterium genome and encodes:
- a CDS encoding tetratricopeptide repeat protein, with protein sequence MPKAAPPAAAPSKTAPAKPAPAAAASKASPQPDPTEALRDARGREAKRLFALGAALHRQGRIADAVRAYGRAIVFDPAFADAYANLGAAFRAQGKSEAAVASATRALTLAPDRANFHSNLGNALRDQGRLEEAAQALQQALRLAPEAPEILYNFGLVLRDMGRLDTALSCFDAVLKARPDHAECRYDRALALLQAGDLKRGFAEYEARWKLKRNPPRAFDRPRWNGQAMPGKTLLVHTEPGFGDAIQFARYIALAKQRSGATLLLESPAELARLMETLRAVDKIAIQGGPLPAFDAHIPIMSLPALMQTAATTIPATVPYLSAPEIRAVGLPNLATGAFKVGIAWAGAAARAEGHRSCPFVHFLELLRVPDVILYSLQTGKAAEDARAHAAEPLVFETGHLLADYADMATAILQLDLVVSVDSTCAHLAGALGKPVWTLLPDVPDWRWTARGKNTPWYPTMRLFRQKTRGDWSGVVAEVVAELGNIATKRPRSG
- a CDS encoding 2-keto-4-pentenoate hydratase; protein product: MPLSDADAQALARAFLEAERNRAPIPPIGEARPDLGLDDAYHIQDALIALHVANGLHPFGIKVGSTSKAAQRRFKTVEPAIGTLFLQRQVANGGACAIERLIAPRIECEIAVRMGADLKGPGVTPEDAEAAFGSLMGAFEIIDARTRDWRIKGIELVADNAVNAGFVLGPEKPAKGLDAAGVSVLFGRDGDKPTYGSGASVLGGPKFVVAWLANWLGARGKTLKAGTVVLTGSLSEILPANKGDRFKAEFTPLGDVEVRFG